In Desulfosediminicola ganghwensis, a single window of DNA contains:
- a CDS encoding alpha/beta fold hydrolase codes for MNRSAYLTTGLAIKALSNLTKADVALHDIEHIPDAPTIFVINHFTRLETVLLPYHIYKLTNLPVWSLAHSGLFQGGLRTFLDMVGAVSTDDPKRDELIVRSLLTGEAHWIIFPEGSMLKTKQITHGGKYMLTSATGVRKPHTGAAALALRSELFRQFLWQKAEDKEDDSMELLNFFNLESIHQVRKATTHIVPVNVTYYPIRARENLLSSLASKMVRDISERTVEEIMTEGTMLLSGVDIDVRFGKAIAISEYLGNGRIKRELAKEKIDGFLLSPELKSRMRELSEKIMQRYMGDIYSLTTVNHEHLFASVLRRYPQAKITELELRQRVFLMANRVGEMKNCEKCLHSTLQGSQSHLLTDDRYSSYENFLKLAVDKGVLVRDGDMLYQDRTRLTTPISFHRGRIDNPIEVMANELEPLEWLSGPLNYHALQPASMLRFNIARYLLARDRRRFEEDYHAYGYGDDLERKSFGKPFLLPSWRGWRRKLGVVLIHSYMSSPEEMRSLGNHLRREGLWVYVVRLPGHGTSSRDLAIRSCDEWTEAVEDAYVLMSTICEKVVFCGISLGAGLALDVAGRAPAAAGVVAICPPLKLSDYSTNFMPAIDVWNRMVTRVRGTSTDPYFEFVADNPHIAYRRNPFTGIREVGRFLVKMEDILRAVRVPSFVLHTEQDPVVSKKAGRNVYKKLRVENKQFTVFNLKRHIIINGEGADLVHRNISDFINQLSRPQSP; via the coding sequence ATGAATCGATCCGCGTATCTGACCACTGGCCTTGCCATTAAAGCACTCTCCAACCTGACCAAGGCTGATGTTGCCCTGCACGATATCGAGCATATTCCCGATGCGCCGACTATCTTCGTGATTAATCATTTCACCCGGCTTGAGACCGTTCTGCTCCCATATCATATTTATAAGCTCACCAATCTTCCTGTATGGTCTCTCGCTCACTCCGGTTTGTTTCAAGGTGGCCTTCGCACCTTCCTTGATATGGTGGGCGCCGTTTCCACCGACGATCCCAAGCGCGACGAGTTGATCGTTCGCAGCCTCCTTACCGGAGAAGCACATTGGATAATTTTCCCCGAAGGCAGCATGCTCAAGACCAAGCAGATAACCCACGGCGGCAAGTACATGCTCACCTCGGCCACAGGAGTGCGTAAGCCGCATACCGGAGCTGCCGCCCTGGCTCTTCGCAGTGAACTGTTCCGGCAGTTTCTCTGGCAGAAAGCAGAGGATAAAGAAGATGACTCAATGGAGTTGCTGAATTTTTTCAACCTTGAGTCGATTCATCAGGTACGTAAGGCAACCACCCATATTGTACCGGTGAATGTCACCTATTACCCGATACGGGCCAGGGAGAACCTTCTCTCAAGTCTGGCCTCCAAGATGGTGCGTGATATTTCGGAACGGACGGTAGAAGAGATCATGACCGAAGGCACTATGCTGCTGTCCGGTGTGGATATCGATGTGCGCTTCGGCAAGGCGATCGCTATTTCTGAATATCTTGGTAATGGCAGGATCAAACGCGAGCTCGCAAAAGAAAAAATCGACGGGTTCCTGCTTTCACCTGAGCTGAAGAGTCGAATGCGTGAACTTTCAGAAAAGATCATGCAGCGATATATGGGGGATATTTATTCACTGACGACGGTGAATCACGAGCATCTTTTCGCTTCAGTCCTGAGGCGTTATCCCCAGGCAAAAATTACGGAACTTGAGCTGAGGCAGCGGGTTTTCCTGATGGCCAACCGGGTAGGTGAGATGAAGAACTGCGAAAAATGTCTGCACAGTACTTTGCAGGGCAGCCAGTCTCACCTGTTGACTGATGACAGGTACTCAAGTTACGAAAATTTTCTGAAGCTGGCCGTAGATAAAGGGGTTCTGGTCCGTGATGGGGATATGCTGTACCAGGACAGAACCCGCCTAACCACCCCGATCAGTTTTCACCGTGGCCGGATAGACAACCCCATAGAGGTGATGGCCAACGAACTGGAGCCGCTTGAGTGGTTGAGCGGGCCTCTCAATTATCATGCTCTGCAGCCGGCATCGATGCTCCGCTTCAACATCGCCCGCTACCTCCTGGCCCGTGATCGCCGGAGGTTTGAGGAGGATTACCATGCGTACGGGTACGGGGATGACCTGGAGCGCAAGAGTTTCGGTAAGCCGTTTCTGCTGCCAAGTTGGCGCGGCTGGCGGCGTAAGCTCGGAGTAGTGTTGATTCACAGCTATATGTCGTCACCGGAAGAGATGCGAAGTCTTGGCAATCACCTCCGGCGAGAAGGTCTGTGGGTATATGTTGTGCGGCTACCCGGCCATGGAACCTCGTCCCGTGATCTGGCGATACGCTCCTGCGATGAGTGGACAGAGGCAGTAGAGGACGCCTATGTACTGATGAGCACGATCTGTGAAAAAGTGGTCTTTTGCGGCATCTCACTTGGTGCGGGGCTGGCCCTTGATGTCGCAGGCAGGGCGCCGGCGGCAGCCGGTGTGGTGGCAATCTGCCCACCCTTGAAGCTCAGTGATTATTCCACCAATTTCATGCCCGCGATCGACGTATGGAACAGAATGGTCACCAGGGTCCGAGGCACCAGTACCGATCCCTATTTTGAATTTGTGGCCGATAATCCGCATATCGCGTACCGACGTAACCCTTTTACGGGAATACGGGAAGTGGGCAGGTTCCTGGTCAAGATGGAAGATATCCTGCGGGCGGTGCGGGTGCCTTCATTCGTTCTTCATACAGAGCAGGACCCGGTGGTCAGCAAGAAGGCGGGCAGAAACGTCTATAAAAAGTTGCGGGTTGAAAATAAGCAGTTCACTGTCTTTAACCTGAAACGCCATATTATCATCAACGGTGAAGGGGCGGATCTGGTGCACCGGAATATTAGTGATTTTATAAATCAGCTCAGTCGGCCTCAGTCCCCGTAG